The nucleotide sequence CAACAAAGAATCCGACCTTGTTGAATTAAGCCGGATCCGTATCAAGAACCTTCAGGCACCCACCGCGAATATCACCAACAACGACTTGCAAACCGAAATCGAAAAGCAACTGGATGGGAAAACCGTGTCCTTTTCTTACAGAGCTTTGGTCGATAACCTTTCGCTGGCTGCCGGTTCCCACATCAAACAACCCGATCTGCACAATGCACCGCCTGACTTCGTATTTGCATCGGAACCCTCGATCTTGATTATGATCTCTGGCGAACCACAATGGACTGATTCATCCGGCGCCAAGGAAGTGAAACGTATCCTGAATTCCAGTGCGCTTTTCCTGCATCAAAAGGATTCAAAGGACTTCTATCTTTGGGCCCTGGGAAAATGGTTCCAATCTGCCGACCTTAAAGGTCCCTGGCAGGTGTCGAAATCCGGTCCGACATCAAAATTTGTGATGATTAAGGATAAACTGGTCAAAGATAAAAAAATTGATCCGCTGGAGGGTAAAGGCCCTGACGGTAAACCTTTGTACCAGCCCGGAGTCACTCCAAAAATCATCGTCGCAACAAAACCCACCGAACTTTTGCAATCCACCGGTGAACCCAAGTATTCGGCAGTCGAGGGCACGGCTTTGCTTTATATGTCGAATTCGCCCAATTCCATCTTCATAGATTCCAAAGATCAGAATTACTATACTCTTGTATCCGGGCGATGGTTCCGTTCTGCCAGCCTTCAGGGAACGTGGAGCTATGTCAGCGGCAAACAACTGCCAAAAGACTTTGCAAAGATCCCGGTGAAAAGCCCCGTGGCCGAGGTGCTGGTCTCTGTTCCCGGCACCCCTCAGGCAAAAGAAGCAGTTGTTGTCAGCCAGATTCCCCAGACCGCACAAGTAAAAAGAGACCTTAAACCCAAAGACATATCCTGTGACGGCAAGGTAAAGTGGCAATCCATCCCGGGAACTAATTTGAAGTTCGCGCAAAACTGCAACAGTCCGCTGATTGAAGTCACTGCGGAATCATTCTATCTGGTTCAGGATGGCGTGTGGTTCACGGCGACCTCGGCAAAAGGCCCTTGGCAAGTGGCTTTGGCAGTCCCGGAAGAAATCTATAAAATTCCCGCATCATCCCCGCTTTACTATGTCACTTATGTTCACGTCTATGGCTCCACATCAGACATGGTCACAGTGGGATATACGCCGGGCTATCACGGAACCTTTGTATCTGCCGATGGCACAATCGTTTATGGAACCGGCTACAACTATGACTCTTACACCTCAGGCAATCAGTGGTATCCCGCCCCAAGCACATATGGCTTTGGTGTCGGCTATGGCTGGGGCTATGAGGCCGGATTCTTTATGGGGTTTTCAATGGGTTCGCTGATGTATCCCTGGGGTTGGGGATACTGCTGCTACGGCCCCACCTTTGTTAACATCAATATCAACAACACCTACACCAACTGGGGTCGCCACACCGTCATCTCTGGACCGGCTGGCCACGGAATCACCACCAACACCATAGGACAAACAAAATTCATCCGCGGCAACGACAGTTCCAACATCTATGCCACACATGATGGTCAGGTCTATCGCCGCACGGATTCCGGCTGGCAAAAAAATATCGGCCCGGGATCCTGGGAAAATGTCGATCGCAAGAACACCGCGGATCTGGATCACATGCACGGTTCCCGGGATATCAACCGAGATGTGGCCCGACCACCCACAGGACGTGACTTTTCAGGGCGCCCCCAACTGCAAGGAGGAGGAGGCTTCCGCGCAGGTGGTTTCCATGGCGGTGGTTTCCGCAGATAAATAAAATAATAAAAAGGAGTGCACCATGAATATGAAAAGGATTTTCTGCTATCTGGCTTTGACTCTGTTTGCTTCCAACTCGATGGCGGCCATGGACTGGGGTATTGAACTGGGTGCCCGTCAACAGGCGGGCGATGTGGGTGGCTTGAATTTTTCGGCCAACTCCCAGGTCGGATTCCAGGGCGGTGTCTTTGTCCATGTGCCGATGGAACAGGGCCCGGTTCATTTCCGCACGGGTCTTTTATACACCCAAAGACCGCTGCAATCGGAAAGTGATATCACCGGGCAAACCATTGACTATCACCTGGATTATCTGGATATCCCCGTGGATATTCTGATCAAGTCCGGTGAAAACTTTGGTATGTACATGGGCTTTCATACCAGCATCAACATTTCCAAATCCTGTTCCGGCAATGATTCCTGCCAGGTGCAGGATGTGGACACGCCAACTTTTCCGATTATCTTTGGTGTGCTGTTTAAAGCCACGCCTAAGTTCGGATTCAATTTCTATATCGACGGTGCGAATGGTGCCATGGCCAAGGGTCTTGGCAACTATAAAGCCGTGGGTCTTAATCTGACCTATTCGATGGACTGATTCCTTATGATCAGCAGAATCGGATTCGCTATGCTGACGATTCTTTTTTCCTGTTCGGTGCGGGGACAAGAGCCTGCCACCGAACAGGAACCCGCTATTCAATGGAATGAAAGTTCAGATCTGCTGGACGACGAAAAAGCACTGCCGGTGAACGCTGCCCAGCCCACACCTTTCACCGCCATTCATAAAAAGGACAAAAACGAATTCGTCATCGCTCCGATTCCATTTCTGAATCCCAGTCAGGGCTGGGGTCTGGCGCTGGTGGGACAATACATCTTCACATTGAAAGACGATGAAAGCCCGCCGTCCATTGTCGGGGGCGGGGCGTTTTACACCGAAAAGCATTCCTATGGCGGAGGCCTGGCCTATTCAGGAAAGCTTGCAAACGATCAGTGGCGCGTGGGCCTGGCCGTGGGCAAGGCCACAGTTTTCTATGACTTTTACGGCATTGGCTATGACCAGAATAAAGAGGACATTTCCATTCCTCTGAAACAACAGGTCGAATTTGCCGGACTGAGATTAATGAAACAGGTCACAAACAAATTGTTTCTGGGTTTAGAGCTGATTGGCGCCGAAATTACCACCAACATCGAAACCGAAAGCATTCCCGGAAACCTTACCAACGAAATCGTTGCCAAGACCGATTTCGTTGCCCCCAACCTGAAAGCCGAGCGCGACACCCGCAATGACAGCTTTTACCCCACGCAAGGATCGCTGTTTGATCTGCAGGCCGAATTTCACAGCGAGGAACTTCACGACAACACGACTTACCAAACATATAAAATTTCATGGAACCAGTATTTGGATCTGGCACCTTTTTCCGTACTGGCCTATCGCCTGATGGCCCGCTTTGCCTATGGGGATGTCCCCTTTTACAGTCTGAGTATGTTC is from Bdellovibrio bacteriovorus str. Tiberius and encodes:
- a CDS encoding outer membrane beta-barrel protein produces the protein MNMKRIFCYLALTLFASNSMAAMDWGIELGARQQAGDVGGLNFSANSQVGFQGGVFVHVPMEQGPVHFRTGLLYTQRPLQSESDITGQTIDYHLDYLDIPVDILIKSGENFGMYMGFHTSINISKSCSGNDSCQVQDVDTPTFPIIFGVLFKATPKFGFNFYIDGANGAMAKGLGNYKAVGLNLTYSMD
- a CDS encoding BamA/TamA family outer membrane protein is translated as MLTILFSCSVRGQEPATEQEPAIQWNESSDLLDDEKALPVNAAQPTPFTAIHKKDKNEFVIAPIPFLNPSQGWGLALVGQYIFTLKDDESPPSIVGGGAFYTEKHSYGGGLAYSGKLANDQWRVGLAVGKATVFYDFYGIGYDQNKEDISIPLKQQVEFAGLRLMKQVTNKLFLGLELIGAEITTNIETESIPGNLTNEIVAKTDFVAPNLKAERDTRNDSFYPTQGSLFDLQAEFHSEELHDNTTYQTYKISWNQYLDLAPFSVLAYRLMARFAYGDVPFYSLSMFGQGGDLRGYETGKYRDKMMWAAQTEYRYRFTDRWGGVAFAGAGQLAPKVSEFDGAAFLGSGGLGLRFRLAQKNPVDFRFDTAYGDQKISYYFSVGQSF